In the Cylindrospermopsis raciborskii Cr2010 genome, GTTATTCTTGAATTGGTGGAGACCTAGGTCAGTCACAACTATAATTGAATTTGATTTTTTATTCGCAGCACAACTGGAAAATTTACTATGACAGGATTTGGTTTGGTGGGAAGAGTAAAAGAAATAGCGGACGCTTTTAAGAAAGCTCAGGAAGTGCAACAAGGTGCCAAACGTCTACAAGAAGAATTGGAACAGATGGAAATTGTGGGCGAGTCTGGTGGTGGACTAGTTAAGGTGATTATTAGTGGTAACCAGGAACCTAAAAGGGTAGAAATTTCCCCAAATGCACTAAACGAGGGATCGGACGTGCTTTCTGATCTAGTGACAGCAGCAATGAAGGATGCTTATCTCAAGTCTACTCAGACTATGCGGGAACGCATGGAAGAGTTAACTGGTGGTCTGGAACTACCAGGATTTTAGACTGATACCTGATAACAAACCCCTACTTTTACAAGAAGTAGGGGCTATTA is a window encoding:
- a CDS encoding YbaB/EbfC family nucleoid-associated protein gives rise to the protein MTGFGLVGRVKEIADAFKKAQEVQQGAKRLQEELEQMEIVGESGGGLVKVIISGNQEPKRVEISPNALNEGSDVLSDLVTAAMKDAYLKSTQTMRERMEELTGGLELPGF